From the Insulibacter thermoxylanivorax genome, the window CCTCTGCGGAAGGCCGCTGCACTTACTTCACCAGCTGCTCCCTCTCTATGGAAAGCGATGCCTTGCAGCATCCCTCTGCCGCGAACTTCCGGTTTCAATTCGGGACAAGCCTCGGCCAATTCGTTCAAGGATGCACGGATCAGTTCCGCCTTGCGCTCCAATTCCCGGCTGAACGCTTCGTCTTTCCAATAGTTCAGCGCCTCCGTGGCAGCCAGGAAACTGATGTTATTGCCGCGAAAGGTGCCGTTGTGTTCACCGGGCTGCCAAGTATCCAGTTCCGGCTTGAGCAGGGTCATCGCCATGGGCAATCCGAAGCCTCCCAGGGATTTGGACAAGCAGATGATATCCGGCTCCAACCCGGCATGCTCAAAGCTGAAGAAAGTTCCCGTACGTCCGCAGCCCGCTTGGATATCATCGACGATGAGCAAGATGTCCCGCTCACGGCAGATCTTCTCAATCTTCTGCAGCCACTCCGTGCTCGCAGCATGCAGTCCTCCCTCTCCCTGGACGGTTTCCAGGATCACCGCAGCAGGCAGATCTACCCCGCTGCCTTGATCATCCAAATAACGTTCCAACACCTCTGCTGTATCGATCCCCTCGCCCAAGAAATGTTCATAGGGCATAAATAAGGCGTCGGATAACGGCACCGCTGCCCCCTTTCGTTTAAACTTATTTCCAGTCAAGGCCAATGAACCTAAAGTCATGCCGTGGAAGGCGTTGGTAAAGCAGATGATCGTGCTGCGTCCCGTGGCTTTGCGCGCCGTCTTCAAAGCACTTTCTACTGCATTGGTGCCGGTGGGACCGGGAAACAGCAGTTTATAGTCATACCCGCGCGGTCTCAATATGATCTGATCAAATGCTTTCAGGAACGATTCTTTGGCCGCAGTCATCATATCCAAACTATGGGTGATTCCGTCATTTTGGATATATTGAATGATCTTGTTCTTCATTTCAGGGTTGTTATGTCCATAATTCAGCGCACCAGCACCGGCGAAGAAATCGATATATTCCTTGCCTTGGTGATCGTATAATTTATATCCATTAGCACGGGTAAATACCGCAGTAAAATGGCGGCAATAACTGCGCACTTCAGACTCTAACTCATCGAAGATTGCGGTGTTCGGCTGGTCCAACACCTTGGTATGTGTCATGGGAATTTGTCCTCCTCATTTAGTTTGACCTTGTATAGATCTGATTGGCACTTCCTATCCTTAACGGTCCTATCCGATATAATCTCTCATCCTCATGTTCCTCTGGGAAATCCTCCCGCTCATAACCCTTCAACTCTTGAACGCAAGCCCCCAGACGTTCGGCCAAGCGTCCAAACAGCCGCCTGGATGCCTGATTAGAAGGGGCAATCGTGGCCTCGATATAGCGCACTTCCCGGCATGCGCTGCGGGCTAACAGGGCGTCCAGCATCGCTGTCCCCACACCCAGGCCGCGGCAGTCTTCTCTAACTGCGATCTGCCATACGAACAGCGTGTCCCGTCTGTTCAGCAAGACCAAACCGGAGACGAAGCCGACTACCTCTCCCTTCTC encodes:
- the ectA gene encoding diaminobutyrate acetyltransferase: MGTAVRADASSMRITYHQPSLEDGAEVWRFVRQAGSLDLNSAYCYIMLCDFNSDTCVIARDEKGEVVGFVSGLVLLNRRDTLFVWQIAVREDCRGLGVGTAMLDALLARSACREVRYIEATIAPSNQASRRLFGRLAERLGACVQELKGYEREDFPEEHEDERLYRIGPLRIGSANQIYTRSN
- the ectB gene encoding diaminobutyrate--2-oxoglutarate transaminase, whose product is MTHTKVLDQPNTAIFDELESEVRSYCRHFTAVFTRANGYKLYDHQGKEYIDFFAGAGALNYGHNNPEMKNKIIQYIQNDGITHSLDMMTAAKESFLKAFDQIILRPRGYDYKLLFPGPTGTNAVESALKTARKATGRSTIICFTNAFHGMTLGSLALTGNKFKRKGAAVPLSDALFMPYEHFLGEGIDTAEVLERYLDDQGSGVDLPAAVILETVQGEGGLHAASTEWLQKIEKICRERDILLIVDDIQAGCGRTGTFFSFEHAGLEPDIICLSKSLGGFGLPMAMTLLKPELDTWQPGEHNGTFRGNNISFLAATEALNYWKDEAFSRELERKAELIRASLNELAEACPELKPEVRGRGMLQGIAFHREGAAGEVSAAAFRRGLIMETSGPKDEVVKVMPPLIIDESGLRAGLKILMQSVAEVRRGLM